One part of the Thermoanaerobaculum aquaticum genome encodes these proteins:
- a CDS encoding RNA polymerase sigma factor: MPVDDSVLVAQAQEGDEQAFGELATRYEGKLRLYVWHIVGEEETARDLVQEAFLKAWANLHRYDRSFRFSTWLFRIAHNLAVDTLRRRRHTDVPLTTVDEEGEMRELPLRDALRSPLEQLANKQLARALEEEIAKLPDSLRELVVLRHFVGLAYQDIAELKGLPLGTVKNKLFRAHSVLREALAPFLGQVGGLE, translated from the coding sequence GTGCCGGTAGACGACTCGGTGCTGGTGGCGCAAGCCCAGGAGGGGGACGAACAGGCTTTTGGGGAGCTCGCCACCCGTTACGAGGGCAAGCTCCGCCTTTACGTGTGGCACATCGTGGGGGAGGAGGAAACCGCCCGGGATCTGGTGCAGGAGGCCTTCCTGAAAGCCTGGGCCAACCTGCACCGGTACGACCGTTCCTTTCGTTTTTCCACCTGGCTTTTCCGCATTGCCCACAATTTGGCCGTGGATACCCTGCGCCGGCGGCGGCACACCGATGTGCCCCTCACCACCGTGGATGAAGAGGGGGAAATGCGCGAGCTGCCCCTGCGGGACGCCCTGCGCTCGCCCCTGGAGCAACTGGCCAACAAGCAGTTGGCCAGGGCGCTGGAGGAAGAGATCGCCAAGCTGCCGGATTCGCTCCGGGAACTGGTGGTGCTCCGCCATTTCGTGGGTCTGGCCTATCAGGACATTGCCGAGCTTAAGGGGCTGCCCCTGGGCACGGTGAAGAACAAACTTTTTCGGGCCCACAGCGTACTTAGGGAAGCCCTGGCCCCGTTCTTGGGCCAGGTGGGAGGGCTGGAGTGA